The genomic region TCCTGATTCTAGGCGTTTACTTCAAGCTGAAACGCTTGCATCCTATGTCTAATGACAAAAGACTGAATTAATATGCCAGAAGAAGAAACACCAGAAAAAGAAATTACCGAAACCATCCAAGATCTCATTAGCGACAAAAACATGGGAAAGAAGTTCCTGGAAAAAAGGAAAATCTTTCTCTGGGGTCCTGTCACTGACGAATCCTCCAAAGAACTAACCGCCAAACTCATGTATTTGGAAATGGTGGATCCTGGAAAACCAATCACGTTTTATATCAATAGCCCCGGTGGTGTTGTCACCTCTGGTCTTGTTGTCTACGACACCATGCAAATGATTTCCTCTCCCGTGCATACAGTTTGTATGGGAATGGCAGCTTCTATGGGTTCCATCCTTCTCATTGGAGGAAAAAAGGGAAATCGTTACATTTGGCCTAACGGTCGAGTGATGATCCACCAACCTTCTATTGGAGGACAGATCCAAGCTCCTGCTACGGATTTACTCATCCATGCTCAGGACATTGTCAAAACCAAAGAAAAACTCAATCAAATGTTAGCTGAGGCTTGTGGCAAAACCTACGAACAATTGGTGGAAGACACCGATCGCGATTATTATATGGATGCCGACCAAGCTCTTGCTTACGGGATTGTAGATAAGATCGTAAACACAATTGACGTCGTCTAACAGAGAGTTTAAACCTAGAAGATTTTTAGAAGGTAGACATCTACAAACTGTCTACAACGTACTTTTTCCTCCAGACAATTCTTTGGAGGATGAGTATTATTCAGAGAGTATCCTCATTCCTACAAACGATGGGTCTGGGGATATTCTTTGGTTAGAACACAACCCTCCTCTTTCACAAGTCCGAAAAAAAGCATCTAAATGGAATGGATATTACTTACTTCTCATTCACGGGATGGAGGGTAGTTCTGAATCCCATTATATGGTCAGTGCTGGCAAAGAAGCCCTGAATCGTGGTTATGGTGTGGTGCGGATGAATTTGCGAAACTGTGGTCGAGGTCTTGGCCTTGCTAAAAAACCTTATAACGCCGGCCAATCCGAAGACTTAGAAGTTGTACTCAAATATATTTATAAACATTTTACAAGATCCATATTTGTTTCCGGGTTTTCTTTATCCGCAAATATGGTGATGAAATTTTTGGGAGAAAGAAGGGAACATTACACAAAAGCGTTTTCTGCCACCTCCCCTCCTTTGGATTTAAAACGCAGTTGTGACTTTATTGATTCCAGAGCAGGCAATTTCTACAGAGATCATTTTTTGGATACAATGAAGGAAAAGGTAACCTCAGGGATTTATGAAATTTCTGATAAAATGAAAGAAAGAGTGCTCCGTAGTAAGTCATTTTTTGATTTTGATGATTTTTTTACAGCACCAATTTCTGGTTATGCGAATGTTTTAGAATACTATAATATTTGTTCTAGTGTGAAATATCTAGGTGGAATTAAAATCCCGGGACTCATTGTCCATGCAGATGATGATCCAGTGGTTCCTTCGGAAGTTTGGCATGAAATTCGTTGGAATTCCTATCCACTACTCCAGACCGTACTTACGGAAAAAGGTGG from Leptospira brenneri harbors:
- a CDS encoding ClpP family protease; translation: MPEEETPEKEITETIQDLISDKNMGKKFLEKRKIFLWGPVTDESSKELTAKLMYLEMVDPGKPITFYINSPGGVVTSGLVVYDTMQMISSPVHTVCMGMAASMGSILLIGGKKGNRYIWPNGRVMIHQPSIGGQIQAPATDLLIHAQDIVKTKEKLNQMLAEACGKTYEQLVEDTDRDYYMDADQALAYGIVDKIVNTIDVV
- a CDS encoding YheT family hydrolase, with amino-acid sequence MTSSNREFKPRRFLEGRHLQTVYNVLFPPDNSLEDEYYSESILIPTNDGSGDILWLEHNPPLSQVRKKASKWNGYYLLLIHGMEGSSESHYMVSAGKEALNRGYGVVRMNLRNCGRGLGLAKKPYNAGQSEDLEVVLKYIYKHFTRSIFVSGFSLSANMVMKFLGERREHYTKAFSATSPPLDLKRSCDFIDSRAGNFYRDHFLDTMKEKVTSGIYEISDKMKERVLRSKSFFDFDDFFTAPISGYANVLEYYNICSSVKYLGGIKIPGLIVHADDDPVVPSEVWHEIRWNSYPLLQTVLTEKGGHVGFISDPSPDNPEGRWLPRILLDFFDSQIK